A genome region from Triticum aestivum cultivar Chinese Spring chromosome 2B, IWGSC CS RefSeq v2.1, whole genome shotgun sequence includes the following:
- the LOC123044363 gene encoding transcription factor bHLH84 — protein sequence MESSYSSAMPMETDMMSQFLGGDHHCFAYEQQDESMEAMAAMFLPGLDTDSNSSSSCLNYDVSPQCWPQPQPQPGHSSSVTSFLDPAHGYESFEFPVMDPFSHAEFQSHCTDIPYLIGGSEDLSPLDSNCAPAGGEEAANDHTPVTNKRKSRAATTASKKAKKAAKKDLTSNDIEGDDTYVIDPQSSSSCTSEDGDLDGNAKSGSKKTGTRASRGAATDPQSLYARKRRERINERLKTLQNLVPNGTKVDISTMLEEAVEYVKFMQLQIKLLSSDDMWMYAPLAYNGINVSSLEMHIAALQK from the exons ATGGAAAGCTCCTACAGTTCAGCCATGCCGATGGAGACCGACATGATGTCGCAGTTCCTCGGAGGCGACCACCACTGCTTCGCCTACGAGCAGCAGGACGAGTCCATGGAGGCAATGGCGGCCATGTTCTTGCCTGGCCTCGACACCGACTCCAACTCCTCCTCTAGCTGCCTCAACTACGACGTGTCTCCACAATGCTGGCCACAACCCCAGCCTCAGCCAGGCCATAGTTCCAGCGTCACCAGTTTCCTTGATCCGGCTCACGGCTATGAGAGCTTTGAGTTCCCAGTGATGGACCCCTTCTCGCATGCCGAATTCCAGTCCCATTGCACCGACATCCCCTATCTCATCGGCGGCAGTGAGGATCTGAGTCCTCTAGACAGCAACTGTGCACCAGCCGGAGGTGAAGAAGCAGCAAATGATCATACACCCGTGACTAACAAGAGGAAGTCCAGAGCTGCCACCACG GCATCAAAGAAGGCCAAAAAGGCTGCCAAAAAGGATCTCACCAGCAACGACATCGAAGGCGATGACACCTATGTCATCGATCCTCAAAGCTCCAGCAGCTGCACCTCAGAAGATGGGGATTTGGATGGCAATGCCAAGTCGGGCTCGAAGAAGACAGGCACCAGAGCCAGCCGTGGAGCAGCAACTGATCCTCAGAGCCTCTATGCAAGG AAAAGGAGAGAGAGGATCAATGAAAGATTGAAAACCCTGCAGAACTTGGTTCCCAATGGAACAAAG GTTGACATCAGTACAATGCTAGAGGAAGCAGTGGAGTATGTTAAATTTATGCAGCTTCAGATTAAG TTGTTGAGCTCCGACGACATGTGGATGTACGCACCCCTCGCTTACAATGGGATTAACGTCAGCAGTCTTGAAATGCACATCgcagctctgcaaaaataa
- the LOC123041068 gene encoding mitotic checkpoint protein BUB3.1 produces the protein MSAPATGQPPVDAGGGRIGLGRELGHPPRDGVSNLRFSKHSNRLLVSSWEKAVRLLDVDAATDALVGAFPHKRPVLDCCFHDNDSSAFSASSDHVVRRLSFSSKTSYRLGTHDGPVRCVEYSDTTGQVITGSWDRTIKCWDQRGATGPQYTLIGTHTQPERVYALSLAGHKLVVATAGEHVNVYDLRNMSEPQQRKSFLNSQTRCVECYPNKTGFALGTTDGRVAMDFFDQSESSLEKRYRFKCHRLTEDRGRVAYPVNAIAFHSEHGTFATGGCDGFVYTWDGEKKKRLFQSPKYPTSIAALSFSKDNNLLAVASSYTYERGKVENEPATKIFIRDVNEVEVKPRH, from the exons ATGAGCGCGCCCGCCACCGGCCAGCCGCCGGTCGACGCTGGCGGCGGCCGCATCGGGTTGGGCAGGGAGCTGGGGCACCCGCCGAGGGACGGCGTCTCCAACCTCCGCTTCTCGAAGCACAGCAACCGCCTCCTCGTCTCCTCATGGGAGAAG GCGGTGCGGCTCCTGGACGTCGATGCCGCCACCGACGCGCTGGTGGGGGCGTTCCCGCACAAGAGGCCCGTGCTGGACTGCTGCTTCCACGATAACGACTCCTCGGCGTTCAGCGCCTCCAGCGACCACGTCGTGCGGAG GCTGTCCTTTAGTTCCAAAACTAGTTATCGCTTGGGAACCCATGATGGTCCAGTTCGCTGTGTGGAGTACTCCGATACTACAG GTCAAGTAATCACTGGAAGCTGGGATAGGACTATAAAGTGTTGGGATCAAAGAGGTGCGACTGGGCCACAATATACACTTATTGGGACACACACCCAACCTGAACGTGTATACGCACTTTCATTAGCAGGACATAAGTTGGTTGTTGCAACAGCAGGAGAGCATGTGAATGTTTATGATTTGCGTAATATGTCTGAGCCTCAGCAAAGGAAGTCTTTTCTGAATTCTCAAACACGCTGTGTTGAGTGTTATCCAAATAAAACTG GATTTGCTTTGGGTACTACGGACGGACGAGTTGCAATGGACTTCTTTGACCAATCTGAGTCTAGTCTCGAAAAGAG GTATCGTTTCAAGTGCCATCGATTGACCGAGGACAGAGGGAGGGTTGCATATCCTGTTAATGCAATTGCATTCCACTCAGA ACATGGAACGTTCGCCACGGGCGGATGTGATGGATTTGTGTACACTTGGGAtggagaaaagaaaaagagattGTTTCAG TCCCCCAAGTACCCAACCAGCATTGCTGCTCTGTCTTTCAGCAAGGATAACAATCTGCTCGCTGTTGCATCCAGTTACACTTACGAAAGGGGAAAAGTAGA GAATGAACCTGCTACTAAGATCTTTATCCGCGATGTCAACGAAGTGGAAGTAAAGCCGAGACACTGA